One genomic window of Bacillota bacterium includes the following:
- a CDS encoding AAA family ATPase, whose amino-acid sequence MSRIHSVFQFLKEYNKLHNPVITDLADQKWSQVFSSLPSHPDIWDIFTSDSLESAEILKVRRPITSPCPQPDNSLLEWLTGDWRQADVISAQFSEAIARGRADEESREERFGDDPNRPELFRSWHKKRSEWVHLELQKRPVMDFYNSLYSLYSEIKREGEAVELVLGNWMLEWSRGGTYTSHPLLLRGVVLEFDPSTPEFIVTLGESGTELYTALLRCLPGVEQTTLNAFITEIEEAGYHIADIDNWKPIMSRLIAVLHPQGIIVDGDYSAPTTPYIRANPVLFLRKRTLGFTAFIERVLEDLNANAATPPSFMSGLVGAHDDEASLEPLDENWNFNGIDADTLLTLPANNEQLNIVRHLVRSGAVLVQGPPGTGKTHTIANLIGHLLSQGQSVLVTSHTEKALTVLKDKIFKDQNNPDLDLQSLCVSLLSSKSQKTEMDRTINTMTEKISCHDRVAAKMRISQLEHQREKLIVTAQAVAQQLMQLRRSEYLDLIYDNHTISPGKAAKFVRNGEGSLDFIPGKAFDNTIGLPLSKHDLASLYQTNGELTAEEEAMLSSHLPELDSLWTAEKFREATKEYSSIKLVLAGNPLTTPQLLELEESILCELSQSTLRMQQILKRFDPLQVSLANRIAEDPIFTELWQPVLREMDEWLARYDICRVIKFENEFTIPLELLSTETVSILDEIIASGAQQPINLLTGLIKPRWKRISVGIKNHGRSLQSAQDFSKVRALVAYEVQRSLLASRIGKLLGEISAHGELNTILSESYCRQISQKVVPMLNYSCEILRPFTIALNNIRTPSLSPKDDPWTYDEVLSTLNNTIVPNLSAAICTNRLKAMDQLWADQSRMTRPLERHGSAFKLLSLAIESKDPDRYKAALEHLSAVYDKRDIHFLRQDLLKKLDDIAPSWADAIRARRGIHGHVEVPEGVESAWKWQQLNNQLLLLHSQNPLALQIESHDLYRTLLTNTRELACAKAWDQVVGNITPHQAQALEGWRQTMRQYGKGTGKNAGKFLQQAKGLMPTCQTAIPVWIMSLNRVAESFDPRANKFDVLIIDEASQANILALAALYLGKKIIIVGDEEQVSPEAFGIKSEDVEALISQYIPSIPLNHLYNPRTSIYDLAKQCGFAPIMLTEHFRCLPEIIKFSNELSYGLRIKPLRDASGVTVTPAVVEYRVPYGMKGKNKTNVLEAEHIASLICAMATDPAYKEKTIGVISLLGQEQAYVIEKLLHKYLDPAEYESRRIQCGSSAQFQGDERDIIFLSIVDSPRETDGPLRLIAEEGNNDMNRKRYNVAASRARDQLWVVHSLNPDIDLKPHDIRLRLISHARNPAANTAGDLTVAESDFERQVMTHLRTAGYKVSPQWRVGAYRIDMVITCGTQKVAIECDGDKWHTIDNLPDDIKRQAILERLGWRFIRVRGSAFYRNPDDAMKQIFEELNRLSIMPDYSQPNTSHNCPSENNESSVLSTIKRMSAEIRRGWHPLRIVDSSEALEPSPQHTAKPTTKAAVKDTQTKAKQEQVSDSIEDYSAHTPHLSVPTQSGRAPQEADTPRITKNDGQADSKIARPVPLFDFRQTSIPPATEPAARKPLAGAVIDKLPSGASPSTPTTKKPLFDFRKK is encoded by the coding sequence GTGAGCCGCATCCATAGTGTTTTTCAGTTCCTCAAGGAATACAACAAGCTGCATAACCCTGTCATCACAGATCTGGCTGACCAGAAATGGAGCCAGGTCTTTTCCTCATTACCTTCACACCCAGATATATGGGACATTTTTACATCGGACAGCCTGGAGAGCGCAGAGATTCTCAAAGTCAGGCGCCCCATCACTAGCCCATGTCCTCAGCCGGACAATTCCCTCCTTGAGTGGCTTACTGGGGATTGGCGGCAAGCAGATGTTATCAGTGCGCAATTCAGCGAAGCAATTGCCAGAGGCAGAGCCGATGAAGAGTCGCGGGAGGAACGGTTTGGTGACGATCCCAACAGACCAGAACTATTTAGATCATGGCATAAAAAAAGGAGCGAGTGGGTTCACCTCGAGCTACAAAAGAGGCCCGTCATGGACTTTTACAACTCACTCTATAGCTTGTACTCAGAAATCAAGCGCGAAGGGGAAGCAGTCGAGCTCGTGCTTGGCAATTGGATGCTCGAGTGGAGCAGAGGCGGGACGTATACCTCACATCCACTCTTGTTAAGAGGGGTAGTACTTGAGTTTGACCCGAGCACACCAGAGTTTATAGTCACTCTTGGCGAATCAGGCACTGAGCTGTACACCGCGCTATTGCGCTGTCTTCCGGGAGTGGAGCAGACTACGCTTAATGCATTCATAACTGAGATTGAGGAAGCCGGCTATCACATTGCAGACATCGACAATTGGAAACCTATAATGTCACGACTAATTGCAGTTCTGCACCCGCAGGGCATAATTGTTGACGGAGACTACAGCGCCCCCACCACGCCATACATCAGGGCTAACCCAGTGCTGTTCCTCCGGAAACGCACTCTTGGATTCACGGCCTTCATTGAGCGCGTCTTAGAGGACCTTAACGCCAACGCCGCCACACCACCCTCATTCATGTCCGGCCTAGTCGGCGCGCACGATGACGAAGCATCTCTGGAGCCTCTAGATGAGAACTGGAACTTCAACGGAATAGACGCTGATACACTCTTGACGCTGCCAGCCAACAACGAACAGCTTAACATCGTCAGACACCTTGTTAGAAGCGGCGCCGTGCTGGTCCAGGGGCCACCAGGCACTGGCAAAACGCATACCATTGCCAATCTCATTGGACACCTCCTGAGCCAAGGGCAGAGTGTCTTAGTCACCAGCCATACTGAAAAGGCCCTCACCGTCTTGAAAGACAAGATATTTAAAGACCAAAATAACCCTGACCTAGATTTGCAGAGCCTTTGCGTTAGCCTATTAAGCTCTAAATCCCAGAAAACTGAAATGGATAGAACGATTAACACCATGACCGAGAAAATATCCTGCCATGACCGTGTAGCGGCAAAGATGCGGATTAGCCAGCTTGAGCACCAACGAGAGAAACTAATAGTAACGGCCCAAGCTGTCGCACAACAATTAATGCAGTTGCGTAGGTCCGAGTATCTGGATCTTATTTACGATAACCACACAATCTCCCCCGGGAAGGCTGCTAAATTTGTTAGAAACGGAGAAGGCAGTTTAGACTTCATACCGGGCAAGGCTTTTGATAACACAATAGGATTGCCTTTATCGAAGCATGACTTGGCCTCGCTGTACCAAACCAATGGTGAACTGACCGCCGAAGAGGAGGCTATGTTGTCTAGTCACCTACCAGAACTAGATAGCCTATGGACCGCAGAGAAGTTCCGTGAGGCGACCAAGGAATACTCAAGCATCAAGCTGGTCCTAGCAGGCAATCCGCTAACTACCCCACAACTGCTTGAGCTCGAGGAGTCCATCTTGTGCGAGTTGTCCCAGTCCACACTGAGAATGCAGCAAATCCTTAAGAGGTTTGACCCTCTTCAAGTGAGTTTAGCCAACCGCATCGCGGAGGACCCCATATTTACAGAGCTGTGGCAACCAGTTCTCCGAGAAATGGACGAATGGTTGGCTCGCTATGACATTTGCAGAGTTATTAAATTCGAGAACGAGTTTACTATCCCGCTTGAGTTGTTATCCACGGAGACAGTTAGTATCCTTGATGAAATTATTGCTTCTGGCGCACAACAGCCAATAAATCTCCTCACCGGCCTTATCAAGCCCAGATGGAAGAGGATTTCTGTAGGAATAAAGAATCACGGACGCTCTCTTCAGTCTGCGCAAGATTTTAGTAAGGTCAGAGCGCTTGTCGCCTACGAGGTTCAAAGGAGCCTGCTTGCATCACGCATTGGGAAGCTGTTAGGCGAGATTAGCGCACACGGAGAGCTGAACACTATTTTAAGCGAATCTTATTGCAGACAGATATCACAAAAAGTAGTTCCCATGCTCAATTACTCTTGTGAGATCCTGCGCCCCTTCACAATCGCGCTCAATAACATTCGCACTCCCTCTCTGTCCCCAAAGGACGATCCTTGGACCTATGATGAGGTGTTGTCCACCCTCAACAATACTATAGTCCCTAACCTTAGTGCGGCCATATGCACAAATCGCTTAAAGGCCATGGATCAGTTGTGGGCAGATCAGTCACGCATGACACGCCCCCTTGAGCGCCACGGCTCGGCCTTCAAACTGCTGTCTTTGGCGATTGAAAGCAAGGATCCAGATCGATATAAAGCGGCTCTTGAACATCTCTCTGCCGTCTACGACAAACGTGATATTCATTTTCTGCGGCAGGACCTCCTAAAGAAACTAGATGACATAGCCCCCTCTTGGGCCGATGCAATACGCGCTAGACGTGGCATCCACGGGCATGTTGAAGTGCCTGAAGGCGTCGAGTCCGCCTGGAAATGGCAACAGCTAAATAACCAGCTCTTGCTTTTGCACAGCCAAAACCCTCTTGCCCTGCAAATAGAGAGTCATGACTTGTATCGCACCCTGCTTACCAATACCCGCGAGTTAGCCTGCGCAAAAGCATGGGACCAAGTGGTCGGCAACATTACACCACACCAGGCACAGGCACTTGAGGGGTGGCGTCAGACCATGAGACAATATGGCAAAGGAACTGGAAAAAATGCAGGCAAATTTCTTCAACAAGCCAAGGGCCTTATGCCCACATGCCAAACTGCTATCCCCGTCTGGATTATGTCTCTAAATCGGGTCGCCGAAAGCTTTGACCCCCGCGCCAACAAATTCGACGTACTGATTATTGATGAAGCTAGCCAGGCCAACATATTGGCACTAGCGGCACTCTATCTTGGGAAGAAAATTATCATTGTTGGTGATGAAGAGCAAGTAAGCCCAGAGGCCTTCGGCATCAAGAGTGAGGACGTTGAAGCCCTCATTAGCCAGTACATCCCCAGCATCCCCCTTAACCATTTGTATAACCCCCGTACCTCAATATACGACCTAGCTAAGCAATGTGGCTTTGCGCCCATCATGCTCACCGAGCACTTCCGGTGCCTGCCAGAAATAATCAAGTTCAGCAATGAATTGTCTTACGGCCTAAGGATCAAGCCACTCAGGGATGCCTCAGGGGTCACAGTAACCCCTGCTGTGGTTGAGTATCGGGTTCCTTATGGAATGAAGGGGAAAAATAAAACTAATGTGTTAGAGGCAGAACATATCGCCTCGCTCATTTGTGCTATGGCCACGGATCCCGCCTACAAGGAAAAGACCATTGGAGTTATTTCCCTCCTAGGGCAAGAGCAAGCCTATGTTATCGAAAAACTGCTACACAAGTATCTGGACCCTGCTGAATACGAGTCCCGTCGCATCCAGTGCGGCAGTTCGGCACAGTTTCAGGGGGACGAACGTGACATTATCTTTTTGTCCATAGTAGATTCACCAAGAGAAACTGATGGGCCCTTAAGGCTCATAGCAGAAGAAGGCAACAATGACATGAACCGGAAGCGCTACAACGTTGCCGCGAGTCGGGCGAGGGATCAGCTCTGGGTGGTTCATTCCCTTAATCCTGATATCGATCTCAAGCCACATGATATTCGGCTACGCTTAATCAGTCATGCTCGAAATCCCGCGGCAAATACTGCTGGTGATTTAACTGTCGCAGAATCAGACTTTGAACGGCAGGTCATGACCCATTTGCGCACAGCTGGCTACAAAGTGAGCCCACAGTGGCGTGTAGGTGCGTATCGCATTGACATGGTGATAACTTGTGGCACCCAAAAAGTTGCTATTGAGTGCGATGGCGACAAGTGGCACACCATCGATAACCTCCCAGACGACATCAAACGCCAGGCGATTCTGGAACGACTAGGGTGGCGCTTCATTCGAGTCAGGGGGAGTGCCTTCTACAGAAATCCTGACGACGCCATGAAACAGATATTTGAGGAGCTAAACCGGCTGTCTATCATGCCCGACTACTCTCAACCCAACACTTCGCACAATTGCCCTAGCGAGAATAACGAGAGCAGCGTTCTGAGTACGATTAAGCGCATGTCTGCAGAAATCCGTCGGGGATGGCACCCCCTACGCATCGTAGATTCCTCTGAAGCTCTCGAACCCTCCCCCCAGCACACCGCAAAACCGACCACTAAGGCGGCAGTAAAAGACACACAGACGAAAGCGAAGCAGGAGCAAGTGTCAGATTCTATAGAAGACTATAGTGCACATACGCCTCATCTGAGTGTGCCAACACAGAGCGGGCGAGCACCTCAAGAAGCAGACACACCGCGCATCACAAAGAACGATGGTCAGGCAGATAGCAAGATCGCTAGACCCGTACCCCTCTTCGATTTTAGGCAGACTTCAATACCACCAGCAACAGAACCCGCAGCGAGGAAGCCGCTTGCTGGAGCGGTCATTGACAAGCTCCCCAGCGGGGCCAGCCCCTCGACCCCTACAACTAAGAAGCCCCTCTTTGACTTCCGAAAAAAATAA
- a CDS encoding class I SAM-dependent methyltransferase codes for MKQWYEELFANYGQKYDQESFAQGTLGECDFIEQEVQHNKATRILDIGCGTGRHSIELARRGYSVVGVDLSLSQLKRAREKAAALGVEVDFRQGDARQLAFCQEFDLAIMLCEGAFPLMETDEMNYEILSKAAKALAPGGKFILTTLNGLFPLFNSMQQFFSADSKSTDAQYADHSFDLMTFRDHNVTTFEDDAGLKRELECNERYYVPSEMTWLLKSLGFHSIEIFGAKLGAFSRNDKLTTKDFEMLVIATKG; via the coding sequence TTGAAACAGTGGTACGAAGAGCTCTTCGCCAATTACGGACAGAAGTATGACCAAGAAAGCTTCGCACAAGGGACGCTTGGTGAGTGCGACTTCATAGAGCAAGAAGTGCAGCATAACAAAGCAACTCGCATCCTAGACATTGGCTGCGGGACGGGCAGGCACTCAATTGAACTGGCGCGGCGCGGCTACAGCGTGGTAGGCGTCGACTTGTCACTATCTCAGCTTAAGCGCGCCCGAGAAAAGGCTGCGGCTCTTGGCGTAGAGGTCGACTTTCGCCAAGGAGATGCCAGGCAGCTCGCCTTCTGCCAAGAGTTTGATCTCGCTATTATGCTGTGCGAGGGCGCCTTTCCTTTAATGGAGACAGATGAGATGAACTATGAAATCCTCAGCAAGGCCGCCAAAGCCCTTGCCCCCGGCGGCAAGTTTATTTTGACGACCTTGAATGGTCTGTTCCCTCTCTTTAATTCGATGCAACAATTCTTTTCTGCCGACTCTAAGAGTACTGACGCGCAGTATGCGGACCATAGCTTCGATCTTATGACTTTTCGCGACCACAATGTGACCACTTTCGAAGACGACGCAGGCCTCAAAAGAGAACTAGAGTGTAACGAAAGATACTATGTGCCCTCCGAGATGACTTGGCTACTAAAATCCCTCGGTTTTCACAGCATCGAAATCTTCGGGGCTAAACTCGGCGCTTTCAGCCGTAACGACAAGCTTACGACTAAGGACTTTGAGATGCTTGTCATTGCGACTAAGGGTTAG
- a CDS encoding DUF1576 domain-containing protein, translated as MSHVGLAAVQEAKMIGDQVKFRILAAYATALVLLGLFMVDSAEVYSGILAILQSPGILLTDYMVVGGVGAALVNSGLVALIGLAVVAVSKATISGAVIAAIFTMAGFALFGKNIVNVWPIFLGVYLFAVIKKEPFKKFIAPALFGTTLAPMVSQLAVGFDFSPAVGVALGVLFGTIAGFILPPLAAHCLTFHKGYNIYNIGVTGGIAGTVFMALFRGYGLQNKATLIWGEGYNATLVPIFVAYFVSLVLLGLWLDANSFKLLGKLVGSTGVVPSDFTSLNGTGATFVNMGLVGLIGIAYLLLCGAELNGPTLGGVLTMVGFGAFGKHIKNIVPIMLGVYMGTMVQTWAPSDPGAVLAALFGTTLAPIAGKFGIIAGVIAGFIHLSVVMNVGFLHGGMNLYNNGFAGGIVAAVMVSVLAAFVKVD; from the coding sequence ATGTCTCATGTGGGTTTAGCGGCCGTTCAGGAAGCGAAAATGATTGGCGATCAAGTGAAATTTCGCATTCTCGCGGCATACGCTACGGCGTTAGTACTTCTCGGTCTATTTATGGTTGATTCTGCGGAAGTGTATAGTGGGATATTGGCTATTTTGCAATCCCCCGGCATTCTCCTTACCGATTACATGGTTGTCGGTGGCGTGGGAGCGGCCCTAGTAAATAGCGGCTTGGTCGCTTTGATCGGCCTAGCTGTAGTCGCTGTCTCTAAGGCAACTATCTCTGGCGCAGTAATTGCCGCCATCTTCACCATGGCTGGCTTTGCCTTGTTTGGTAAAAATATAGTGAACGTATGGCCCATCTTCTTGGGGGTATATCTCTTTGCCGTGATAAAAAAAGAGCCCTTTAAGAAGTTCATCGCGCCAGCCCTCTTTGGCACTACCCTAGCGCCGATGGTGAGCCAGCTCGCCGTGGGCTTTGATTTCAGCCCGGCCGTGGGGGTCGCGCTAGGCGTTCTCTTTGGCACCATTGCCGGGTTCATACTGCCGCCATTGGCAGCGCACTGCCTGACATTCCACAAGGGCTACAATATATACAATATTGGGGTTACCGGCGGAATTGCAGGCACCGTTTTTATGGCCCTGTTTCGCGGCTATGGCTTGCAGAATAAGGCGACGCTTATCTGGGGTGAGGGCTACAACGCTACTCTTGTGCCAATTTTCGTGGCCTACTTTGTGTCATTGGTCTTGCTTGGCCTGTGGCTTGATGCGAACTCATTCAAGTTACTGGGTAAATTAGTAGGTAGTACGGGCGTCGTGCCCTCAGACTTTACGAGTCTGAATGGCACCGGGGCTACATTTGTCAATATGGGTCTGGTTGGTTTAATCGGCATAGCCTACCTCTTGCTCTGTGGTGCAGAACTAAATGGCCCCACGCTAGGTGGCGTGCTGACCATGGTTGGTTTTGGTGCCTTTGGTAAGCACATCAAGAATATTGTTCCGATTATGCTCGGTGTCTACATGGGAACAATGGTGCAAACATGGGCTCCTTCTGACCCCGGAGCCGTCTTAGCAGCCCTTTTCGGCACTACTTTGGCGCCTATAGCTGGTAAATTCGGAATTATCGCTGGTGTAATTGCGGGGTTTATCCACCTATCAGTCGTTATGAATGTTGGTTTCCTGCATGGCGGTATGAATCTTTACAACAACGGCTTTGCGGGCGGCATCGTGGCAGCGGTAATGGTGAGCGTGCTAGCCGCCTTTGTAAAAGTTGACTAG
- a CDS encoding YdiU family protein yields the protein MNTTGWNFDHTYALLPPKFYELRSPTPVRTPELVLINAELAAELGLCPEALRSKEGTLELAGNKMPEGALTLAQAYAGHQYGHFTMLGDGRALLLGEQIAPSGERFDIGLKGSGRTAFSRGGDGRAHLAPMLREYVISEAMHALGIPTTRSLAVVRTGEVVRRETALPGAILTRIARSHLRVGTVQYAAQWGEGDDLRALADYAIKRHFPELLGEAGRYLLLLKEVVKRQAALVAKWQLVGFVHGVMNTDNMSLCGETIDYGPCAFMDAYDPATVFSSIDTYGRYAYGNQPRIAAWNLARLAEALLPLLPNTGQQASALAEAELSLFAPVHEKAWTEGMRAKLGLHGEQADDARLFADLLKLMHSYRADYTNTFLALTYNDFANSAMFASAEFAQWRERWQVRQKQQEKKDLSAHELMLTANPALIPRNHRVEEALQAAEQGDLGLVERLLAALAKPYTHSAEQSFYREPSGLPYRTFCGT from the coding sequence ATGAATACTACCGGATGGAACTTTGACCACACTTATGCCCTTCTTCCGCCAAAGTTCTATGAGTTAAGGTCCCCCACACCTGTGCGCACTCCGGAATTAGTGCTAATTAACGCAGAACTAGCCGCGGAGCTAGGGCTCTGCCCAGAAGCTTTGCGCAGTAAAGAGGGCACCTTGGAGCTTGCTGGCAATAAGATGCCAGAGGGCGCCCTAACGCTGGCACAGGCCTATGCAGGGCATCAGTATGGGCATTTCACTATGTTAGGAGACGGGCGCGCGCTCCTACTGGGCGAGCAAATTGCCCCAAGCGGCGAGCGCTTTGATATCGGGCTTAAAGGTTCTGGTCGCACCGCATTTTCACGCGGTGGAGATGGACGAGCTCATCTTGCCCCCATGCTGCGCGAATACGTGATTAGCGAGGCCATGCATGCTCTTGGCATACCCACCACACGCAGCCTAGCAGTTGTGCGCACTGGCGAAGTGGTAAGGCGCGAAACTGCGCTGCCCGGCGCAATTCTTACGCGCATAGCGCGAAGCCATCTTCGCGTCGGCACTGTGCAGTACGCCGCTCAGTGGGGAGAAGGAGACGACCTGCGCGCCCTAGCAGACTACGCCATCAAGCGACACTTCCCTGAGCTACTAGGGGAGGCAGGACGCTACTTGCTCCTCCTTAAGGAAGTTGTGAAACGCCAAGCGGCCCTCGTAGCCAAGTGGCAGCTCGTGGGATTTGTCCATGGCGTAATGAATACAGACAACATGTCTCTTTGCGGCGAAACCATCGACTACGGTCCCTGCGCCTTTATGGATGCTTACGATCCGGCTACGGTGTTTAGCTCTATTGATACCTATGGCCGTTACGCCTACGGCAACCAGCCGCGCATCGCCGCCTGGAACCTAGCTCGCCTGGCCGAAGCTCTCTTGCCTTTGCTACCTAATACAGGCCAACAAGCATCTGCCTTGGCCGAAGCAGAACTCTCCCTATTCGCGCCCGTGCATGAAAAGGCCTGGACGGAGGGGATGCGCGCTAAGCTTGGTCTGCACGGCGAGCAAGCGGATGACGCGCGGCTTTTCGCAGACCTGCTTAAACTCATGCATAGCTACCGGGCCGACTATACGAATACTTTTCTCGCCCTAACCTATAATGACTTCGCCAATTCCGCCATGTTCGCCAGCGCTGAATTTGCACAGTGGCGTGAACGCTGGCAGGTGAGGCAGAAGCAGCAAGAGAAAAAAGACCTGTCGGCACACGAACTGATGCTCACAGCTAACCCTGCCCTCATACCGCGCAACCACCGCGTAGAAGAGGCCCTGCAAGCGGCAGAGCAAGGCGACTTAGGCCTTGTAGAACGGCTCTTAGCTGCACTCGCCAAGCCCTACACGCACTCGGCAGAGCAATCTTTCTACCGCGAGCCCTCAGGCTTGCCTTATCGCACCTTTTGCGGCACATAG